In Zingiber officinale cultivar Zhangliang chromosome 1A, Zo_v1.1, whole genome shotgun sequence, a genomic segment contains:
- the LOC122038818 gene encoding CD2 antigen cytoplasmic tail-binding protein 2 homolog isoform X2, with the protein MAERGKKRPLPLEEFDPTKAPAQRQARFPKGKKAKRVAADRILDGNGGDESWMAPDLASKKRAKLRNKMREDEVLGDQVDGFSGEVQYADNTNFEDDGIQIEPFNLKEEREEGYFDDNGNFVEYAKQNEIKDAWLDSFEVDAKLAGKFKPKESAEEAYDDLSSDDFGKIKRRIANALQPGETIIQALKRLKGSSTDKKAKMLETTKQIFDQLTEDAMKLMENGEYNVYYEDQETFVREAEGYERIVCAKEDRSNNTKHSEPTGGEDIFSDNVQSGENVSSIWDIHPGTSSVTDSVQQASPDDDKFDMFGDDDDTTNVNPPVRSAVSSSSDFLQDNQPTSATFGFSQDLDSGDVNCGGIENDYVYDESSGYYYSSSLGYYYDPTSGMYCSATTGTWYTYDEQSGAYTEIQSSTTGAEDSHP; encoded by the exons ATGGCTGAAAGGGGCAAAAAGCGGCCGCTTCCTCTCGAAGAATTCGATCCGACGAAAGCACCGGC GCAGAGGCAGGCTAGGTTTCCAAAGGGCAAGAAGGCGAAACGTGTGGCCGCCGACCGAATCCTCGATGGGAACGGCGGGGACGAGAGCTGGATGGCCCCCGATCTCGCTTCCAAGAAGCGTGCCAAGCTCCGGAATAAGATGCGAGAGGACGAGGTCCTGGGTGATCAGGTGGACGGCTTTTCCGGCGAAGTGCAGTACGCG GATAATACTAACTTTGAAGATGATGGTATTCAAATAGAACCATTCAATTtgaaggaagagagggaggaaggctATTTTGATGACAATGGAAATTTTGTTGAGTATGCTAAACAAAATGAAATCAAG GATGCATGGCTTGATAGTTTTGAAGTTGATGCCAAGTTGGCAGGAAAGTTTAAGCCAAAAGAATCTGCAGAGGAGGCATATGATGATTTGTCTTCAGATGATttcggaaaaataaaaaggagaatAGCAAATGCACTTCAACCTGGAGAAACA ATAATTCAAGCTCTAAAAAGATTGAAAGGCTCTTCAACAGATAAGAAAGCAAAAATGTTGGAGACCACAAAacagatatttgatcaactcacTGAAGATGCCATGAAACTCATGGAGAATGGAGAATATA ATGTTTACTATGAAGATCAGGAGACTTTTGTTCGGGAGGCAG AAGGATATGAGCGTATAGTTTGTGCAAAGGAAGACAGATCAAATAACACAAAACATTCTGAACCAACTGGCGGGGAAGATATATTTTCTGATAATGTTCAGTCCGGGGAGAATGTGTCTTCTATATGGGACATTCATCCTGGAACTTCATCTGTCACAGACTCTGTCCAGCAAGCATCCCCAGATGATGATAAGTTTGACATGTTTGGGGATGATGATGACACTACAAATGTGAATCCACCAGTTCGAAGTGCGGTCAGCTCTTCTTCAGATTTTCTTCAAGATAATCAACCTACATCAGCAACCTTTGGTTTTTCCCAAGACTTGGACTCTGGAG ATGTCAATTGTGGAGGGATTGAAAATGATTATGTATATGATGAATCATCAGG TTACTACTACAGTAGCAGCTTGGGCTATTATTATGACCCAACCTCAGGAATGTACTGTTCTGCTACAACAGGAACATG GTACACATACGACGAGCAAAGTGGTGCATACACAGAGATACAGAGCTCGACAACAGGAGCTGAAGATTCCCATCCCTAG
- the LOC122038818 gene encoding CD2 antigen cytoplasmic tail-binding protein 2 homolog isoform X1: MAERGKKRPLPLEEFDPTKAPAQRQARFPKGKKAKRVAADRILDGNGGDESWMAPDLASKKRAKLRNKMREDEVLGDQVDGFSGEVQYAVMDNTNFEDDGIQIEPFNLKEEREEGYFDDNGNFVEYAKQNEIKDAWLDSFEVDAKLAGKFKPKESAEEAYDDLSSDDFGKIKRRIANALQPGETIIQALKRLKGSSTDKKAKMLETTKQIFDQLTEDAMKLMENGEYNVYYEDQETFVREAEGYERIVCAKEDRSNNTKHSEPTGGEDIFSDNVQSGENVSSIWDIHPGTSSVTDSVQQASPDDDKFDMFGDDDDTTNVNPPVRSAVSSSSDFLQDNQPTSATFGFSQDLDSGDVNCGGIENDYVYDESSGYYYSSSLGYYYDPTSGMYCSATTGTWYTYDEQSGAYTEIQSSTTGAEDSHP, translated from the exons ATGGCTGAAAGGGGCAAAAAGCGGCCGCTTCCTCTCGAAGAATTCGATCCGACGAAAGCACCGGC GCAGAGGCAGGCTAGGTTTCCAAAGGGCAAGAAGGCGAAACGTGTGGCCGCCGACCGAATCCTCGATGGGAACGGCGGGGACGAGAGCTGGATGGCCCCCGATCTCGCTTCCAAGAAGCGTGCCAAGCTCCGGAATAAGATGCGAGAGGACGAGGTCCTGGGTGATCAGGTGGACGGCTTTTCCGGCGAAGTGCAGTACGCGGTAATG GATAATACTAACTTTGAAGATGATGGTATTCAAATAGAACCATTCAATTtgaaggaagagagggaggaaggctATTTTGATGACAATGGAAATTTTGTTGAGTATGCTAAACAAAATGAAATCAAG GATGCATGGCTTGATAGTTTTGAAGTTGATGCCAAGTTGGCAGGAAAGTTTAAGCCAAAAGAATCTGCAGAGGAGGCATATGATGATTTGTCTTCAGATGATttcggaaaaataaaaaggagaatAGCAAATGCACTTCAACCTGGAGAAACA ATAATTCAAGCTCTAAAAAGATTGAAAGGCTCTTCAACAGATAAGAAAGCAAAAATGTTGGAGACCACAAAacagatatttgatcaactcacTGAAGATGCCATGAAACTCATGGAGAATGGAGAATATA ATGTTTACTATGAAGATCAGGAGACTTTTGTTCGGGAGGCAG AAGGATATGAGCGTATAGTTTGTGCAAAGGAAGACAGATCAAATAACACAAAACATTCTGAACCAACTGGCGGGGAAGATATATTTTCTGATAATGTTCAGTCCGGGGAGAATGTGTCTTCTATATGGGACATTCATCCTGGAACTTCATCTGTCACAGACTCTGTCCAGCAAGCATCCCCAGATGATGATAAGTTTGACATGTTTGGGGATGATGATGACACTACAAATGTGAATCCACCAGTTCGAAGTGCGGTCAGCTCTTCTTCAGATTTTCTTCAAGATAATCAACCTACATCAGCAACCTTTGGTTTTTCCCAAGACTTGGACTCTGGAG ATGTCAATTGTGGAGGGATTGAAAATGATTATGTATATGATGAATCATCAGG TTACTACTACAGTAGCAGCTTGGGCTATTATTATGACCCAACCTCAGGAATGTACTGTTCTGCTACAACAGGAACATG GTACACATACGACGAGCAAAGTGGTGCATACACAGAGATACAGAGCTCGACAACAGGAGCTGAAGATTCCCATCCCTAG